GAGAAAATTACCAGGTTATTACCAAAGCTAACAACAATGTCTTTTCCTGCTATTAAGATTGGGAAACCTAAACAAATACAAATATCAAATATGTTAGATCCAACTGCATTTGATACGGCTCCATCAGCATCTCCCATAGAAGCAGACTTTACAGATAATAATGTATCTGGTATAGATGTACATGCTGCTAGGATGATAACAGATACTATAATAGTAGGAATATTAAATGTTGCTGAAATAACTATGGCAGATTGAACTATGGCATCACAACTTACCCATAGGGCTCCAATAGCTAAAGCTACTGTAATAAATATTTGACCATAACTCATATCCTCTTCTTCTTCGTCCTCTTCTTCAACAGCAGCAGCAGTTTCATTTTGAGAACGTCTATACTTTTTAGTTTGAAGGTATAATACAAATACGTAACACACATAAATACTTATAAGGATTACACCAGATAGGGCAGTGAATTTACCACTATAGGCCATAACCATAAGAGTTATAACACTTAGAGAATAAAAGAACATATCCCTATATACTACAGATTTTTCAGCTTTTAGTAAGTCCTTTCCTTTATAAGCGATAATACTTAGCATAGGAATAAGTAATACATTAAATATTCCAGAACCAGCAATTGCAGGAATACCAATATCAGCAAATTCCTTATACACTAACACAGCAACCATGGCTGTTGAAAATTCTGGGAATGAAGAGCTTACCGCATCGAAGGTAGCACCCCTTACTGATGTAGGAATATTAAGCTTTACTCCTAATATGTGTAGAGCATCTCCTAATTTATCTGATGCAAAGTTAATTACCCAAGTCATTGCCCCTAACATTAGCAGGGCAAGCCAGATGTTGTTTATCCAATGGAACATAAAATTCCCTCCCTCTCAATTATAAACATACTTTAAATATACTTATAAAGATAATTATAGTTAATATGTAAAGATAAATCAAATTAAAAAAATGGCAAAAAAGTGAGCATAAGGCTAAAAAATGTAAAAATACACTAAAATATTTAAATATACCCTTTTTTTAGTCCTAATAGACCTTGAAGGATTTTAATAAAAAATGTAGAATAAGATTAAATAATATTGAAAAGTAAGAATTTTAAGAACATAGATAGTAAGGAGTGATTAATATGGCAGTTAGTTTACAAAAGGGACAAAAGGTAGATTTGACTAAAACAAATCCAGGCCTAACTCGTGTGTTAGTAGGTCTTGGGTGGGATACGAATAAATATGATGGTGGTCGTGATTTTGACTTAGACACGGCAGCATTTTTACTACAAGAAGATAATAAGGTTTCTAGTGATAGCGATTTTGTATTCTACAATAATCTTCAAGGTGGAAATGGTTCTGTAACTCATTTAGGAGACAACAGAACTGGAGAAGGTGATGGGGACGATGAGCAGGTAAAGATAGATTTAAGTAAAGTTCCTGCTAATATTAAGAGATTGGCTTTCTCAGCTACAATTCATGAGGCAAATGAAAGGGGTCAAAATTTTGGCCAGGTATCTAATGCATACATAAGGGTAGTAAATATGGATACGGATGAGGAAATATTAAGATATGACTTAGGAGAAGATTTTAGTGTAGAGACAGCTATTGTAGTAGGGGAGATTTATAGACACAATGGAGAGTGGAAGTTCAACGCCATAGGAAGTGGTTTCCAAGGTGGATTAGGAGCACTTTGCTCTAACTTTGGTATTGATGTAGGATAAGATAAACTATATACATGCTAAATGTATAGGTACTTACTTCGGTCATATAAATGAAAAATATTTTATAAGGTAAGTCACTATCAGGCTAGTTACTGTGAATCTTATAATTAAGGCAGAAGGTTCACAATTGTTTACAGCAGATGATGTTCTGATGTTCCACCTTATAAAAATTTTTCATTCATATTCCCTTGTAAGTAGCTAAAGTTTATTGAGTTATAGCTATGTTTGAACTAGATTTATGTAAGCCTACTGGGTCTCAATAAGTGGAACTTGCAGGCGTAAAGGGTTTATTTATATATAATTTGAATTAAGGGTTAGGGAGTGAGAGTTATGGCTATTAATTTAACAAAAGGACAGAGAATTGATTTAACTAAGTCTAATGAAGGCCTATCTAAATTACTTGTAGGATTAGGTTGGGATCCAGTTAAGAAAAGTAGTGGATTCTTATCAGCATTATTTGGTGGAGGTGGAGCAGATATTGACTGTGATGCTTCTGTAATTATGCTAGAAGAGAATGATAAATTCAGATATCAGGATGACTTGATTTACTTTAACAATTTAAAGAGTAGATGTGGAGCAATACGTCATACGGGTGATAACCTTACAGGTGGTGGTCACGGAGATGATGAGCAAATATTTGTGGAACTTGAAAAAATTCCTGAGAGGATAAAGAAATTAGTATTTGTAGTAAATATATATGATTGTATAAGAAGAAAGCAAGATTTTGGATTAGTTCAAAATGCATTCATTAGAATAGAAGATAATAAAGGTGGAAAAGACCTTCTTCGTTATAATTTAACAGATAATTATGCCGGTAAAACTTCTTTAATGGTAGGCGAAATATATAGAAGTGGCAAGGAATGGAAATTTGGTGCTATTGGAGAAGGAACTATGGATTCTTCTTTAAGTCAAATTGTTAAAAGATATAAATAAAAAATACTATTGATAATATAGAAAGGGTGGAGATTATGTCTATTAATTTAAGTAAAGGGCAAAGGATAGATTTAACTAAGCAAGAACCAGGTCTTGAAAGGGTAATAATAGGACTTGGATGGGATACGAATAAATATTCTGGTGGATATGATTTTGACTTAGATGCATCAGCTTTCTTAGCTGGGGAAAATGGAAAGGTATTAAATGATAAGGATTTTATATTTTATAATAACCTTGAAGGTGGGAATGGTTCTGTAATTCATACAGGAGATAATAGAACTGGTGAAGGTGACGGAGATGATGAGGAAATAAAGGTTAACTTTAAAAAGGTTCCAGATCATGTTCATACAATCGGTATTACAGTAACTATCCATGACGCCCAAGTGAGAAGACAAAATTTTGGTCAGGTTTCTAATGCCTATGTGAGGGTAGTAAATGAAGACACGGGAAATGAAATATTGAGATATAATCTAGGAGAAGAATTCTCTGTAGAGACAGCTTTAGTAGTATGTGAACTTTATAGATATAATGGAGAATGGAAGTTTAAAGCTGTAGGAAGTGGATTTGAAGGTGGCCTATATGCATTATGTAAAAATTATGGCCTACAAGTAGATTAATAAATAGGGCTTAAAAAAAGGCTGTTATAATACAGCCTTTTTTAGGTTATTTATATAATATTTTTTTTGTTGAATAAAATTAGGTTTAAGTTTATATACATATATATAGTAAAGATAAAGAAGAAAAAAGAGAAACGCTAGGGGGGTGCTTATGAGGTATTTTGATTACTTAAGAGAAGATGAAGAAAAGAAGATATTTTATTTACCACCTAAAGATTTTAGTAGGGAGGATCATAAGGATACCTTATCATACTCATTAGGTGCAACCTTATATGTACCAGCAGTAAATGGAAAAATTTCTAATTATATTATACATAGAAAAATTGAGGGCCTAGTATCCATGGTAATATGTTTGGAAGATGCCATTGGAGATAATATGGTTAAGAGGGCCCAGGAAAATCTTCTTATGCATTTAAAAAATATAAACGATAAGTTAAAAGAAGGAACAATAGATTATGAAAGGATTCCTCTTCTATTTATAAGGGTAAGAAATCCTAAACATTTAAAGTATATAATAGAATTGTTAGATGAAAACATAAATTTAATAACAGGTTTTGTTTTTCCTAAGTTCTCCTCACGTAATGGGTATGAATTTTTTAGTATTATAGAGAATTTTAAATATAAGGGATTATATGGAATGCCAATATTGGAAACAAAGGAAATACTTTATAAAGATAGTAGATATGATGAATTAGAACAGGTAAGAATGATACTTGGTGATTACAAAAAAAGGGTTTTAAACATAAGGGTAGGCGCTACAGATTTTTGTAGTAGCTTTGGAATTAGAAGGCCTTATGATAAGACCATATACGATGTTAGTATGATAAATGATTGTTTATTTGATATATTAAATTACTTTATTAGGGAAGAAGAAAACTATGTAATTTCAGGACCTGTTTGGGAATACTTTTCTTCTATGGAAGATAGAAAGGATTCTAAGTTTATAAGGGGTCTAATTAATGAAGCTTACATGGATAAGATAAATGGTTTTATGGGAAAGACTGTAATTCATCCGTCTCATATTATGCCTGTGCAAAGTACTTTAATAGTTAAGAAAGAAGAATATTTGGATGCCTTAAATATTATTAAAAATAATAACGGTGTTACAGGTGTAGTAAAGAGTCAATTTGGAAATAAGATGAATGAAATTAAGCCACATTTGAATTGGGCAAATAAAATTATAAAAAAGTCAAATATATACGGGGTGTTTAATGGAGAAGAAGATTATGAAAGTTTCCTTAAAAGAAAATTATAAATATGAAATACAAGATAAATTACAAGTTAATATTAAAATAGATGAAAATCCCTATGGTTTAGATCTTAAGAAGGTTATGAATATGGCTGCTAGGAAGAATAAAAAGAGAAGTTTTCTATTTGTAAGTAAACTACTAGGTAAGCATATAGCCCTTAATCCTAAATTAGGCATATTAACTTCAAGTATACTAGCCAATAGTTATATGGATAAAATATACAAAAAGCATAATAATATAATAGAAAAAATCTGTACTTCTATAAATTATCATGAGAATATAGATGAAACATATGAAGAATATGAAAAAAATCCAATAAGTTTAAATGATCCTACCATATTTATTGGTTTCGCCGAAACGGCCACAGCACTAGGTCATGGAGTATTTAGTTCCTTTAAGGGAGAACATACTTATATCCACACTACAAGGGAACTCATTCATAAAAAGGAATCCCTAATAAGCTTTGAAGAGGAACATTCCCATGCCACTAGCCATAGGTTTTATTCCATAGATAAAAATTTACTTAATAATGAAAAGAAAATAGTATTGATAGATGATGAAATAACTACGGGAAAAACTGCCTTAAATATAATAAAAGATATAAATAGTAAATATGCAAGAAAAGAGTATACAATTCTGACTATTCTAGATTGGAGAAACCATGAGGATAGGTTGTTATATGAAGAATTTGAAAAGAAATTAAATATAAAAATAAATGTAGTATCCTTAATAAGTGGTTCAATGAATGTGGAACAAAATGGTGAAATAAATGATACTGCCCATGAATATGAAAATAACAAAGATAGTGAAATTGAAATTATAAATTTATTTGAGGAGAGTCATTTTACACCTGTTTATTATCCTTCTCTTAATGGAAAACTAATAAATCATACTCCTTATATTCGTCAATGTGGAAGATTTGGAATAAGTACAAAGGATGAGTTTTCCGTGTCAGATACATTTAAGGAAATAGGTAAACTTCTAGAAAAAAAGAGGATTGGTAAAAATACATTATGCCTAGGAACGGAAGAGTTCATGTATATACCTATGAAGATTAGCGCATACATGGGAGAGGGCATAAAATATCATTCTACCACTAGAAGTCCCATATATGTAAATGGTGAAAAATCCTATGCCATAAAAAGCAAGTACCCACATAAAAGTCTTAATAATAATTCTGTGGAAAACTATATATACAATTTACACAAGGATGCATATGATGACATGTTCTTATTCCTAGAGAGGAACATATCAGAAGAAAGACTAGAGGAGTTAAAGTCCTTTTTAAAAACACTGCCCGTATCTAAAATAAATATAATCATATGTATGGGAAAAAGAAGTGTTAAAACTAACAAACTAGGCAGTTATAAAGATGATGATGTAACTTTTTTATTGAAAAATATAAATGATTTAGTAAAGGAACAGGAGACTAGTGAAAGGGAAAAACTCATTCAAAGTGGAGTACACTATTCAGAAATGTTACCTGTAGAATATGAACCGTCAAAGGAATATATAGATTTATTTTATAAAAGTCTAGATTCATATAGTAAAAAAGTAGCCTCTGCAGTAGGCATAGTTAGTGAAAAAATATTAAATAAATTGGGTAAAAACTTAGTATTAGTATCCCTAGCTAGGGCTGGAACTCCCATAGGCGTACTGGTAAGAACATATATGAAAGATGTTCATAATATAGACATTCCCCACTATAGTGTATCTATAATAAGGGGGAAGGGCATTGATGAAAATGCCATTAGATATATAGTAGAAAGCCATGAAGGGGCCCATATTCAGTTTATAGATGGTTGGACAGGAAAAGGGGCCATAACAAGGGTTCTTAAAAAGGCTAAAATAGACTTTGAGAAAAAGTATGGTTATATATTAGATGATGACCTGGCCGTATTAGCAGACCCAGCCTATTGTGTATCCCTTTGTGGAACTAGGGAAGATTTTTTAATACCAAGTGCTTGTCTAAATTCTACCGTATCTGGCCTGGTAAGTAGAACGGTTCATAGAACGGACTTAATAGGACCTAATGATTTTCATGGGGCAAAATACTATGAAGAATTAAAGGGTACAGATCTTTCTAATTTTTATATAAGTAGTGTAGAAGGGGAATTCCCTAAGGTTTCCAATGAAATAATGGAAGGTTTGAAAGCAGAAATAAGTAGCCCTAATTGGAGTGGACTTAAAGCTGTTGAGGCAATGGCTCGCGAATTTAACGTGGATGATATTAATTTAATAAAGCCTGGAATAGGTGAGACCACTAGGGTATTATTAAGACGAGTTCCTTGGAAAATTCTTATAAGGGAGGAGTCTCCTAATTTAGAACATATTTTAATTTTGGCAAAAGAAAAAAATGTGCCTGTAGAAATATATGAAAATATGTCATACTTATGTTGTGGGATTATTAAGAATTTAAAGGGGAAAGAGTCATGATTTTTGCCAGCGATTTAGATAGAACACTAATATATTCTAAAAGATTTATAGAAAATATATGTAGGGAAGAAATAGTTCTAGTGGAGAAAATTGATGAAAAAGAGATTTCTTATATGACTAAGAAAGCTCTTGACCATTTAGTTAAATTAAAGGACCAATTATTATTTGTACCTGTAACTACTAGAACTATTAAGCAATATAAAAGAATATTCATGTTAAATGAAGTTATTTCTCCTAAGTATGCAGTAGTAAGTAATGGGGGAAATATATTGATAGATGGACAAGTGGATGAGCAGTGGAGCAATATTATTGAAGGTAAGCTAAATAAATGTGCACCAATAGATGAAGTTAGAAAAGAGTTTGAAAAGGTAAAGGGTGATTGGGTCCTTAGGGGCTATGATGCTGATAATTTATTCCTATATTATATAGTGGATGAAGAGAATGTTAATGAAGAAACACTAAGTATGTTTAGAAAGTGGTTAGATCGAGTGAATTGGAATATGTCTCTTCAAGGAAGAAAATTATATTTTGTTCCTAACTGTATAAACAAATGGAGTCCTATTGAATATATAAAGAATAAGGAGAGGAAAAACACCGTATTTGCATCTGGTGATTCCTTACTGGATATGCCTATGCTTAACATGGCAAATTACTCAATAGCTCCAACCCATGGAGAAATATTCAAAAGTTATGATAAAATAGAGATAATAGAATTCACGGACAGGTCAGGTATTTTATGTGCAGAAGAAATAATAAGGAAAGTGGAATTAAAGATAGGTGAATTCTAATTAGCTATACAGGCAAATTATGTCCAAACTAAACTTATGTGAACTTACTTCGGTCATATAAATGAAAACGTTTATAAGGTAAGTCACTATCAGACTACAGGCTGTGAATATTATACTGATCATAGAAGGTTCACAATTGTTTGCAGCATAGGATGTTCTGATGTTCCACCTTATAAAAATTTTTCATTCATATTCCCTTGCAAGTATGCAGAATTTATTGGGTTTGGACGTGGTATATATATATGATGATGAAATGATACAATGAAGGAAGTGATTTGTATTTTTAACATATTCAAAAGAGCTACAGAACCTGAAACGGAAAATGTTCCTGTGAAGAGGGAATCTCAATTAGACAGGGAACTTAAAACCTTAAGGAAGATTGAAAAACATATACCAAAGGTGAAAGAAAATAAAGTTTTTTCAAATTTGGTTTTGTTTGTTTCATACTATATGAATATTATAGATTTCCATAAAGGAAATGGAGAATCTATAGTATCTGTAGATGAGTTATTACTATTGAAGTATATTGATATGATAAATAAAGTTTTAGAAAGTTATGATGAGAACAATTGGTCGGAAGATGAAATAAATGAATTTGTGGAAACTTTAAACACTATAAATGATAAACTATATAAAGTAATAAAAAGAACTAAGGAAGAAAATTCTTCTAACTTAAAGATAGATTTAAAAACTATTAATGATCTAGTAAAATCAGATTTTAATTAAGGGAGGACTTAGTATGGGATTTCAAGATTTATTAAATACTATCGATACGGATGCAGGTGCTAATAATAAGGAAATTGAGAAAAAAACTATAGTGGAAGAAAAAGGTGGACAAGGATTAGTCCCAGGTGGTGGAAGTAGCCTAGTGCCTGGAGGTGGAAGCAGTTTAGTTCCAGGTGGTGGAAGTAGTTTAGTGCCCAAAAAAGCAGAGGTTGCTCCTATACCAGTGGAAGAAGTTCAAATTACTGTAGATTTAACTAAGTTTAATCCACAACAATTAAACACGGTTAAAAATGAAATGGATATTACTACTTCTAATGGAATAAGTCACTATGGTGCTGAAATTCAAGGAAGTATTGCAAAGTTTGCAGATGGTATTTTAGAAGGCGTGAAAAATAAGGATGCAGGAGTAGTGGGAGAAGGTCTTGGTAGTTTACTTACTACTATTCAAGGTGTAGATTTAGATTCATTAAGTGAGAAAAAATCCGTAATGGGGAAAATTCCTTTCTTTGGTAAGCTAGCTAAAAATGTTAATAATGTTAGAAATAAACTTCAAAGCGTTACTGATACGGTAGATAAAATAGTAGTATCCCTAGATAAGGCTAGGCAAGAATTAATAAGAGATGTAAATGTATTAGATGCATTATACAATAAAAATATGGAATATTTAGGACAGTTAGAGCTATATATTGGAGCAGGAGAAGTTAAATATAAGGAACTTAAGGAAACTGTATTAGTAGATTTAAAAAGGCAAGCAGAAGCTAGTGGAAATATGCTAGATATTCAAAAGTACAATGATTTTTCAAGAATGCTTGGAGAGATTGAGAAGAGAATCCATGATTTAAAATTAAGTAGAGAGCTTGCAATTCAAACATTACCCCAAATAAGATTAATTCAAGGTAATGATAAAATATTAGCTAATAAAATCCAATCCAGTATTTTAAATACTATTCCAATTTGGAAAAATCAAATAGCCTTAACAGTATCTTTAAATAGGCAAAAGACTGCCCTAGAGCTTCAAAGAAAAGTTACAGACACAACAGAGAATATGTTAAAACAAAATGCAGAGTTGTTAAAGGTGAATTCCATAGAAATTGCTAAGGAAAGTGAAAGAGGCGTTATTAGTATTGAAACATTAAGGGAGACTCATAATAAATTATTAGAGACTATAGATGAAAGTATGAAAATATATGAAGAGGGAAGAGCTAATCGTCAAAACGTAGAGAAAGAATTGATTGAACTTGAAAATGAGCAAAAGAGAAAATTATTATCATTTAAAAATGCGTAGGTGATTAGATGGATAAAAAACAATGCATAGATGTGGTGACACAAAACTTCATCATAGAAAGTACAGTGAACACTCTTAAATATGTGGATTTTGAGATGAAAAGTCATATGCTTTTTTATAGAGATATGTTTAGAAATGCGGGTAAAATTAAGATTGCCACAGTTAAATCTAAAGCCATTGGTAATGACATTGTCTTTCATATATACTTCATATCTGATGAATTTAATGGTCTTTGCAATGGATACTTTAAGATGGAACCTGAATCTTCAAATGGTAAAAAATTATTTGAGGGAGTAAGCAGAATAACTACAGATTTGGCAGAATATTTCTATTATCTATACAGAAATAGTGAATTTTTAAAGGTCTATTTAGTTTCTTTAAATGTGAACAGTATGGAAGAAATTAGTAAGGATAATGAAATTGAAGAAGCTTTAAAAGAAAATAGAATAAGCATATCTAATATGGAAATGGATGAGTTTAAATCTATTTTATTAGATAGGAAGTTTGTAAAAAAGTATATTAGTAATTTTTTAAGGATAAATGAAAAACCTACTGAAGAAGTAAAAATGTTTTTAATCAACATGCTAAATGAAAGTTACGATAAAAATGTGTGTTTAGTTAACAATATGTGTAAACTAAACACTCTAATAAAAGTTTCTTTTGACAAAGTAGCTTTAAATAAAAATAATATTACTCCTTATGATCTATTAGAGTATAGTAGGGAGAATGGTAAGATTGTATATGTTAACTTAGATTTTTCTTTTAAAAGGTGGAGATAACCTTGCAAAACAATTTAATAAGGGGACAAAAAATTGTCATAGGTAAAATAGATAGGGATAATCCTTTAAAGATAGAAATTGTACATGATATTTTAGGTGGAAATATGGATTTAGATTTTTATGTATTTCCTGTAAAAGATAATATTTTAGAGGAAAAAAATATGGTTTATTTTAATAAGCCTTCTAGTGAAGATAAAAATATTATTTTAAGGGAAGACTATAATAAGAATAAATCTGTGAAATCCTTATTTGTGAATTTAAAGGATTTAGACAAAGACTATGACAAAATCATATTAGCCCTATCTTATTATAAAGAAGTTTTAGATATTAATGAGTTAGATTTAAAAGTAGAAGCAATTGAGAGGATTTTAAAATCTAATGTATTTTCCATAGAGGAAAAATTAAATTTAGAAAATGAGACCTTTGTAATTGGAGAGATATATAAGTATAAGGACCAGTGGAAATTTAATACGGTAACTTATGAGACAAAGGAATTTGTAGTAGAAGCTGTAAGAAATTTAAATAATATAAAGATAATGTAGATGGGGTGTGGCTAAAAGGGTCACATCCCATTTTTGTATATATGAATTATGGATTTATAAGATAAATCTAAAGCATTATGTGTAAAAAATAGAAAAATATAGTATTTGCTAAAATTGGTGGTAACTTATGTTTTTTTTTCCTTTATTATTAAAAAAATATATTATATAATGAATAGTACACGCATTAACTTTTTTAATAAAAGGGGAGGTATATTTGTGAAACTAAGAAGAATCACAGCTATGACATTGTTAGTACTTATGTTAACTTTAGCCATGTTCCCAGTAGGTACATATGCTGAAGAAACTAAGCAAAGCACAAAAACTACTGTTTCTGAGGAAAACGTTAGTACTGCTCTAGATGGAAAAACAGTAGTAGACATTATTACTATTAATGACTTCCACGGAAACGTGAAGGAAGATGCTAGAGAAAAGGGTAAAAACATGGGTATGTCTAAAGTAATTAACGCTGTTAAGACTTACAAAGAAAAGAACCCAAATACTATTTTCGTAGCAGCTGGAGATAACTATCAAGGTAGTGCCATGTCAAACTTAACTTATGGTTCAGTAGTATCAGAAATGTTTAGTGCACTTGATACTAAAGT
This is a stretch of genomic DNA from Anaeromicrobium sediminis. It encodes these proteins:
- a CDS encoding sodium:calcium antiporter — encoded protein: MFHWINNIWLALLMLGAMTWVINFASDKLGDALHILGVKLNIPTSVRGATFDAVSSSFPEFSTAMVAVLVYKEFADIGIPAIAGSGIFNVLLIPMLSIIAYKGKDLLKAEKSVVYRDMFFYSLSVITLMVMAYSGKFTALSGVILISIYVCYVFVLYLQTKKYRRSQNETAAAVEEEDEEEEDMSYGQIFITVALAIGALWVSCDAIVQSAIVISATFNIPTIIVSVIILAACTSIPDTLLSVKSASMGDADGAVSNAVGSNIFDICICLGFPILIAGKDIVVSFGNNLVIFSFLLISMITTGSLLLKKNGVSKKDGFIMASVYGLFLIYILGVALGLIPLNILA
- a CDS encoding TerD family protein; this encodes MAVSLQKGQKVDLTKTNPGLTRVLVGLGWDTNKYDGGRDFDLDTAAFLLQEDNKVSSDSDFVFYNNLQGGNGSVTHLGDNRTGEGDGDDEQVKIDLSKVPANIKRLAFSATIHEANERGQNFGQVSNAYIRVVNMDTDEEILRYDLGEDFSVETAIVVGEIYRHNGEWKFNAIGSGFQGGLGALCSNFGIDVG
- a CDS encoding TerD family protein: MAINLTKGQRIDLTKSNEGLSKLLVGLGWDPVKKSSGFLSALFGGGGADIDCDASVIMLEENDKFRYQDDLIYFNNLKSRCGAIRHTGDNLTGGGHGDDEQIFVELEKIPERIKKLVFVVNIYDCIRRKQDFGLVQNAFIRIEDNKGGKDLLRYNLTDNYAGKTSLMVGEIYRSGKEWKFGAIGEGTMDSSLSQIVKRYK
- a CDS encoding TerD family protein — encoded protein: MSINLSKGQRIDLTKQEPGLERVIIGLGWDTNKYSGGYDFDLDASAFLAGENGKVLNDKDFIFYNNLEGGNGSVIHTGDNRTGEGDGDDEEIKVNFKKVPDHVHTIGITVTIHDAQVRRQNFGQVSNAYVRVVNEDTGNEILRYNLGEEFSVETALVVCELYRYNGEWKFKAVGSGFEGGLYALCKNYGLQVD
- a CDS encoding HpcH/HpaI aldolase/citrate lyase family protein; amino-acid sequence: MRYFDYLREDEEKKIFYLPPKDFSREDHKDTLSYSLGATLYVPAVNGKISNYIIHRKIEGLVSMVICLEDAIGDNMVKRAQENLLMHLKNINDKLKEGTIDYERIPLLFIRVRNPKHLKYIIELLDENINLITGFVFPKFSSRNGYEFFSIIENFKYKGLYGMPILETKEILYKDSRYDELEQVRMILGDYKKRVLNIRVGATDFCSSFGIRRPYDKTIYDVSMINDCLFDILNYFIREEENYVISGPVWEYFSSMEDRKDSKFIRGLINEAYMDKINGFMGKTVIHPSHIMPVQSTLIVKKEEYLDALNIIKNNNGVTGVVKSQFGNKMNEIKPHLNWANKIIKKSNIYGVFNGEEDYESFLKRKL
- a CDS encoding phosphoribosyltransferase produces the protein MKVSLKENYKYEIQDKLQVNIKIDENPYGLDLKKVMNMAARKNKKRSFLFVSKLLGKHIALNPKLGILTSSILANSYMDKIYKKHNNIIEKICTSINYHENIDETYEEYEKNPISLNDPTIFIGFAETATALGHGVFSSFKGEHTYIHTTRELIHKKESLISFEEEHSHATSHRFYSIDKNLLNNEKKIVLIDDEITTGKTALNIIKDINSKYARKEYTILTILDWRNHEDRLLYEEFEKKLNIKINVVSLISGSMNVEQNGEINDTAHEYENNKDSEIEIINLFEESHFTPVYYPSLNGKLINHTPYIRQCGRFGISTKDEFSVSDTFKEIGKLLEKKRIGKNTLCLGTEEFMYIPMKISAYMGEGIKYHSTTRSPIYVNGEKSYAIKSKYPHKSLNNNSVENYIYNLHKDAYDDMFLFLERNISEERLEELKSFLKTLPVSKINIIICMGKRSVKTNKLGSYKDDDVTFLLKNINDLVKEQETSEREKLIQSGVHYSEMLPVEYEPSKEYIDLFYKSLDSYSKKVASAVGIVSEKILNKLGKNLVLVSLARAGTPIGVLVRTYMKDVHNIDIPHYSVSIIRGKGIDENAIRYIVESHEGAHIQFIDGWTGKGAITRVLKKAKIDFEKKYGYILDDDLAVLADPAYCVSLCGTREDFLIPSACLNSTVSGLVSRTVHRTDLIGPNDFHGAKYYEELKGTDLSNFYISSVEGEFPKVSNEIMEGLKAEISSPNWSGLKAVEAMAREFNVDDINLIKPGIGETTRVLLRRVPWKILIREESPNLEHILILAKEKNVPVEIYENMSYLCCGIIKNLKGKES
- a CDS encoding HAD family hydrolase, with amino-acid sequence MIFASDLDRTLIYSKRFIENICREEIVLVEKIDEKEISYMTKKALDHLVKLKDQLLFVPVTTRTIKQYKRIFMLNEVISPKYAVVSNGGNILIDGQVDEQWSNIIEGKLNKCAPIDEVRKEFEKVKGDWVLRGYDADNLFLYYIVDEENVNEETLSMFRKWLDRVNWNMSLQGRKLYFVPNCINKWSPIEYIKNKERKNTVFASGDSLLDMPMLNMANYSIAPTHGEIFKSYDKIEIIEFTDRSGILCAEEIIRKVELKIGEF
- a CDS encoding toxic anion resistance protein, yielding MGFQDLLNTIDTDAGANNKEIEKKTIVEEKGGQGLVPGGGSSLVPGGGSSLVPGGGSSLVPKKAEVAPIPVEEVQITVDLTKFNPQQLNTVKNEMDITTSNGISHYGAEIQGSIAKFADGILEGVKNKDAGVVGEGLGSLLTTIQGVDLDSLSEKKSVMGKIPFFGKLAKNVNNVRNKLQSVTDTVDKIVVSLDKARQELIRDVNVLDALYNKNMEYLGQLELYIGAGEVKYKELKETVLVDLKRQAEASGNMLDIQKYNDFSRMLGEIEKRIHDLKLSRELAIQTLPQIRLIQGNDKILANKIQSSILNTIPIWKNQIALTVSLNRQKTALELQRKVTDTTENMLKQNAELLKVNSIEIAKESERGVISIETLRETHNKLLETIDESMKIYEEGRANRQNVEKELIELENEQKRKLLSFKNA
- a CDS encoding TerD family protein; this translates as MQNNLIRGQKIVIGKIDRDNPLKIEIVHDILGGNMDLDFYVFPVKDNILEEKNMVYFNKPSSEDKNIILREDYNKNKSVKSLFVNLKDLDKDYDKIILALSYYKEVLDINELDLKVEAIERILKSNVFSIEEKLNLENETFVIGEIYKYKDQWKFNTVTYETKEFVVEAVRNLNNIKIM